The genomic window TGATAGTGCGGAGAGAGCAACTCCGTAAACTCGCGCAGTGTCAGCGCAGCCTGCACCGATATCACCTTCTGCTGCATCACGCTGCCTACAATCACATGCCGCAGCTCCTGCACCCTGACGCCTTCGTGCAGCCGTTGATCGCCCGAAGCCGACGCATCTCCCGACACCGCATACGCTACGGCCGAGCCGATCAGCGCCGGAATAATGAACGCGTGTCCGCCCGTAGCTTCAGCGACGAACACGACCGCCGCTAACGGTGTCTTATACCCTGCGGCGATAAATGCGGCCATACCTACGGCTGCATATAGTTCGACCGAAGAGCTGTGAACAACGGCCTGCGCAAAGGCGACGCCAAAGCTGCCGCCGGTTAGAAATAACGGGACGAACAATGCGCTCACGCCACCCACGCCCAGGGTAAATGCGCTGGCCGCGAGTTTGAGCACGCCAAACATTACCAACTCCAGCGTGCTGTGGTGCATGCCGAGGATCATCCCGACAGCCTCATAGTTGGGGCCGATCGGGACCAGCGTGCCGTGAAAGAAGTACAGGAAGATCAGGCCGCATATTCCGGTCAAAAATCCGCCGATCGCCATCTTCACCCAATGCGGGAGAGAAGACTTGACGAAGAACACGCGCAGCCGGCGGAACGTGATCACAAATGCCATCGCGATGAGGCCGATCAACAATCCGAGCAGCGCGCTCCATACAAGATCTCGCCCCGTAAACGACGTGGAGCTGGCAAAGTCGAACAGCGGTGCTCCGCCGAGAAACGAGCTCAGCGTGATGTATGACACCACCGAAGCAATCAGCGACGGCACCAGTGCTTCATGCGCCAGATCATCTTTATAAGGCATCTCCAACGCGAAGACGATACCGGTCAAAGGAGCGCGGAAGACCGCCGACATACCCGCCGCCGCGCCGCAGATCAGCATGATGCGACGGTCCCGCGTATCCAGACGCAGCCAGCGCAGCTTTGCCCATAGCCACGAGCCGATGGCCGCGCCACCATAGATACTCGGGCCTTCGAGCGCCGTGCTGCCTCCAAAGGCTACGGTCGTAATCGCCGCCAGCAGCTTGGGCAAAAACGCCCGCATGTTAATGTCGCCCTGATGCTCGTGGTACGAGCGAATGACTTCTTCGGTCGAATGCTCATCCGGGTCCGGCGTCAGAAACTGCATGATCAGGCCCGTAACCGCGAACGCGGCCACCAGCCCCGGCACGATTGCCCAATGATGTCCCAGATAGTAGGCCAGCACCACCGGCCAAACCTTACCCAGCACAATGATGGCGATAGCAGTAATGGCCAGTCCCGTGGTCACGCCGATGATGGGAGCGATGATCAGCCATTTATGCAGGTCGCGCGAGTATGTCGCGGTAAGGTCTTCATGCACCAACGGCATGTACTTGCGTAACAGGGGATGCCTCAGCACCCAGTTATCTCTTCTCGTCTTGATGGTTTGCGTCTGGTCCATTGATCTACTGTCGTTGCCTTTGCCGTTCCAACGGCGTTGAATATTCTCGAAATCTAAAACTCGTGAGCGGCTTTCGCGTCACACTGCTTTTTTCTTCACTTCAAGCACCTGTGCAGGCACCTTTGGCACCTTCATCAGGGCTTCTCTGGCAGCCTTAACCTCTTCTTTGTGCAGCTCCGTCAGCCGAGCAAGAATCTGCTCTCCCTGTGGAGTTAGCGAAACCAGAACAAATCTGCGATCTTGCGTGTCGTGCTCCTTGCGGACCAGACCACGTTGTGCGGCGCGCTCCACCAGACCTACGACGGAGTTGTGACGCTCCTGCAGAAATTCGGCCAGCTCCGAAACGGTCGCTGTTCCTCGCCCGGTATATCCGGCCACGCCGAGCATTAGTTGATGCTGTTGCGGTGTGACACCGCACTGCCGCGCAGCCTTTTCGCTGAATCGCAGGAATTTGCGGAGGTTATAGCGAAACCATGCCAGATTCCGAATCGCATCATCGGCTTGAGTCTGAGCCGTTTCGGCTGGAAGCGCCTCGTAGGAAGATTGCGGCGTCATAGGGATAGTATATCGCAACGGGATTCAATATACATCCCATCATGATGTATTAAAGGTGAAGCAGCCGCCCATAATGGAACTGACACTTCGTTTCTTTTGCAGGGGGACACCCCCCGGGTATCTAGCCTAGAAGTCAAATGGTTGCAATGAGTTAGCGAGATTTAATTCGCTAAAATATTGCAACCATGAGAGTTACAGCTAAAATATTGATTTCAAAAGGGAAAGCCCCATCGGTTGAGCTGAAGCTCTTCTTTTTTGATCTACTACCTATAGTTTAGCCAATCGCGTGAAACTCTTTCGGGACTAGGTATTTGTTGCAAGGGGCAGCGGAATGGAGGTCGCATGATTCCAGCGACTTCTAAACGCGGCCTACTTCTTAGCAGGTTTCTTCAGGAGCGCGTCGATAGCTACCTGCGGGTCAGTAATGACGAGGCGTTCTTCCTTCGGTCCGCGCTTACCTTTGGGGGATTTCTTCGTCTTGGGCATAGGGTATTATCATCTACTTGGTACTTGGTTGGGGAGAAGGTGGTCCCCCAGCCGGGGATCGGACCCGGACGCCCGGAATGGGCACTCGGTTGCAAACCGAGCCTGTCTGCCATTTCCAGCACTGGGGGACAAAAGGGCACCTTTGCGGGTGCCCTTAACTCTTTAAAACGGAATATCGTCATCCGTGATCTCGTCGGACTTGGGATCGTAGCTTGGCCCTCGCCAACTTACATTTCCAGCCCCATCAACAATCTTGTCGATCTTTTTCTTCTCGGCCAGCCGCGAAAGAACCGAGTGTGCCGACGCGGCTGCGTTCTTTTGGCCGGGCAGATCAAAGCCGATGCTTTCCAGTTTGTGCAGCACGGCTTGGGTGGATACGCTGCCCTTCTCCACTGTCATCACCTCCAAGCACGCCTCCGTAATTCCAAGGGTATCGGTGAATGGTTTTTCACTGCACAGCGCGGCAAGCGCTGTGATCGTCTTGC from Granulicella sp. L56 includes these protein-coding regions:
- a CDS encoding MarR family winged helix-turn-helix transcriptional regulator, whose translation is MTPQSSYEALPAETAQTQADDAIRNLAWFRYNLRKFLRFSEKAARQCGVTPQQHQLMLGVAGYTGRGTATVSELAEFLQERHNSVVGLVERAAQRGLVRKEHDTQDRRFVLVSLTPQGEQILARLTELHKEEVKAAREALMKVPKVPAQVLEVKKKAV
- a CDS encoding chloride channel protein; the protein is MDQTQTIKTRRDNWVLRHPLLRKYMPLVHEDLTATYSRDLHKWLIIAPIIGVTTGLAITAIAIIVLGKVWPVVLAYYLGHHWAIVPGLVAAFAVTGLIMQFLTPDPDEHSTEEVIRSYHEHQGDINMRAFLPKLLAAITTVAFGGSTALEGPSIYGGAAIGSWLWAKLRWLRLDTRDRRIMLICGAAAGMSAVFRAPLTGIVFALEMPYKDDLAHEALVPSLIASVVSYITLSSFLGGAPLFDFASSTSFTGRDLVWSALLGLLIGLIAMAFVITFRRLRVFFVKSSLPHWVKMAIGGFLTGICGLIFLYFFHGTLVPIGPNYEAVGMILGMHHSTLELVMFGVLKLAASAFTLGVGGVSALFVPLFLTGGSFGVAFAQAVVHSSSVELYAAVGMAAFIAAGYKTPLAAVVFVAEATGGHAFIIPALIGSAVAYAVSGDASASGDQRLHEGVRVQELRHVIVGSVMQQKVISVQAALTLREFTELLSPHYHHSTFPVFEEDELLGVVDVWSVAKVPTQRWETTRVRELTNRHVARVSSDCDVMEALRLLLSEHRQHMLLVTSAAGKLEGIVTKTDILQALKTRRDAPTQASLEAVSKEHSLVS